The following are from one region of the Capsicum annuum cultivar UCD-10X-F1 chromosome 1, UCD10Xv1.1, whole genome shotgun sequence genome:
- the LOC107853704 gene encoding RING-H2 finger protein ATL29 — MSSNSVQNPTPPTSYASPPVAIIFTVILILIFFIGFSSIFFCRCFIQNLLFTWHLRNSPHGTPINPRVSTNGQGLDPAIIKSFPTFTYSSVKDYHKESYGLECAICLVEFEDDSLLRLLTSCNHVYHQDCIDLWLESHKTCPVCRANLDSLEVLKKRSQPTTVNSNDNNNNNNVMRDINEHESLEDSVSIVIRDDNNDDDHKEEESGSEEHSKRASATLERVELQNRGEKFSKSHSTGHSINRARGGEDRFTLKLPEHVKAKIIKGHNSTKSCISFGEYKSKTTNGNGGFGEVSDSTNVDIVLNRV, encoded by the coding sequence ATGTCTTCAAATTCTGTTCAAAACCCAACCCCACCAACATCATATGCCTCCCCACCAGTAGCAATAATCTTCACTGTCATCCTCATTTTAATATTCTTCataggtttttcttctattttcttttgtAGGTGTTTCATCCAAAATTTACTATTTACATGGCATTTACGAAATTCTCCTCACGGTACTCCAATTAATCCTAGGGTTTCAACAAACGGACAAGGTCTTGATCCTGCTATTATTAAATCATTTCCAACATTTACTTATTCGAGTGTAAAAGATTATCACAAAGAATCTTATGGTCTTGAATGTGCCATTTGTTTGGTTGAATTCGAGGACGATAGCTTGCTCCGCCTCTTAACATCTTGTAACCACGTGTACCATCAAGATTGCATCGATCTCTGGCTCGAGTCGCACAAGACATGCCCCGTGTGTCGCGCGAACCTAGACTCACTCGAGGTGTTAAAGAAAAGGTCACAACCAACAACTgtgaatagtaatgataataataataataataatgtcatgCGTGACATTAACGAGCACGAGTCGTTAGAAGATTCCGTGAGCATTGTAATTCGAGATGACAATAATGACGATGAtcataaagaagaagaaagtggAAGCGAGGAGCACTCGAAAAGGGCTAGTGCAACATTAGAACGTGTCGAATTAcaaaatagaggagaaaaattTTCGAAATCACATTCAACGGGGCATTCAATAAATAGGGCTAGAGGAGGTGAAGATAGGTTCACATTGAAGTTACCAGAACATGTGAAGGCAAAAATTATAAAGGGACATAATTCAACAAAAAGTTGTATCAGTTTTGGAGAATACAAAAGCAAAACGACCAATGGAAATGGTGGTTTTGGTGAAGTTTCAGACTCAACCAACGTAGATATTGTACTCAACAgagtataa